One genomic segment of Pseudomonas sp. p1(2021b) includes these proteins:
- a CDS encoding Na+/H+ antiporter subunit C, with protein MEEVIAVAIGVLAASGVWLILRPRTYQVIMGLCLLSYGVNLFIFSMGSLFIGKEPIIKDGVPQDLLNYTDPLPQALVLTAIVISFAMTALFLVVLLASRGLTGTDHVDGREREE; from the coding sequence ATGGAAGAAGTCATTGCCGTGGCCATCGGTGTCCTGGCCGCCTCCGGGGTCTGGCTGATCCTGCGTCCACGGACCTACCAGGTCATCATGGGCCTGTGCCTGTTGTCCTACGGCGTCAACCTGTTCATCTTCAGCATGGGCAGCCTGTTCATCGGCAAGGAGCCGATCATCAAGGACGGCGTACCCCAGGACCTGCTCAACTACACCGACCCCTTGCCCCAGGCGCTGGTGCTCACTGCCATCGTCATCAGCTTCGCCATGACCGCGCTGTTCCTGGTGGTGCTGCTGGCCTCGCGCGGGCTGACCGGCACCGACCACGTCGACGGCCGGGAGCGTGAAGAATGA
- a CDS encoding Na+/H+ antiporter subunit G — MNETLELPFWLELITALLLLGGSLFALIGALGLLRLKDYFQRMHPPALASTLGAWCVCLASILYFSWVKQGPVLHAWLIPVLLSITVPVTTLLLARAALFRKRMSGEPVPEEVSSGRDHGN; from the coding sequence ATGAACGAAACCCTGGAGTTGCCATTCTGGCTGGAACTGATCACTGCACTGCTGTTGCTTGGCGGCAGCCTGTTCGCCCTGATCGGTGCCCTCGGCCTGCTGCGCCTGAAGGACTACTTCCAGCGCATGCACCCACCTGCCCTGGCTTCGACCCTCGGCGCCTGGTGTGTCTGCCTGGCTTCGATCCTGTATTTCTCGTGGGTCAAGCAAGGCCCGGTGCTACATGCCTGGCTGATTCCGGTCCTGCTGTCCATTACCGTGCCCGTGACCACGCTGCTGCTGGCCAGGGCTGCCCTATTTCGCAAGCGCATGTCCGGCGAGCCGGTGCCTGAAGAGGTGAGCAGCGGGCGAGACCACGGCAACTGA
- a CDS encoding TraR/DksA family transcriptional regulator, producing the protein MTKEQLLAMPADDYMNAEQLAFFTELLQAMKVETHERIELSRNTIESLDTPSDPADVASVEEERHWLVNAIERDQRLLPQLEMALGRIADESFGWCDDSGEPIGLQRLLISPTTKYCIEAQERHEQLDRHQRQV; encoded by the coding sequence ATGACCAAGGAACAGTTGCTGGCCATGCCGGCCGATGACTACATGAACGCTGAACAGCTGGCATTCTTCACCGAGCTGCTGCAGGCGATGAAAGTCGAAACCCACGAGCGCATCGAGCTGAGCCGCAACACCATCGAAAGCCTGGATACTCCATCGGATCCGGCTGACGTCGCGTCGGTGGAGGAAGAGCGCCACTGGTTGGTCAACGCCATCGAGCGTGACCAGCGTCTGCTGCCGCAGCTGGAAATGGCCCTGGGCCGTATCGCTGACGAAAGCTTCGGTTGGTGCGATGACAGCGGCGAACCGATTGGCCTGCAGCGCCTGTTGATCAGCCCGACTACCAAATACTGCATCGAGGCCCAGGAGCGCCACGAACAGCTCGACCGCCACCAGCGCCAGGTCTGA
- a CDS encoding monovalent cation/H+ antiporter subunit D, translating to MSGLNQLIIAPILLPLVTAALMLLLGEKRRPLKGRLNLLSTLAGLGIAVTLLGWVRSQGQAESIGVYLPGNWPAPFGIVLVVDHLSALMLTLTGIVGVSALLFARARWDGAGASFHALFQIQLMGLYGAFLTADLFNLFVFFEVLLAASYGLLLHGSGPARVKAGLHYIAINLFASSLFLIGAAMLYGVTGTLNMADLALKIPLVPEADRGLLHAGAAILAMAFLVKAGIWPLNFWLVPAYASASAPVAALFAIMTKVGLYTVLRLWTLLFSGQAGASAHFGGQWLVYGGLATLAVAAVSILAAQRLERLAALSILVSAGTLLGAVGFGQPILTGSALFYLVSSTLALCALFLLAELVERSRSANEAPLDDEEDAIPPPLESLHPPKGINLDDEQKAVIGQVIPWTMAFLGLSFIACALLIIGMPPLSGFIGKLSLISALFNPQGLGTPNDEPLSATAWGLVALLILSGMASLIAFGRVGIQRFWKPEERPSPLLRRYECLPIVLLLGLCILLSIQAEPLLRYTQDTAASLQAPDTYIDAVMATRPLPGPTTLDAQVQP from the coding sequence ATGAGCGGGTTGAACCAACTGATCATCGCCCCGATCCTGCTGCCACTGGTGACGGCAGCGTTGATGCTGCTGCTTGGCGAGAAGCGACGCCCGCTCAAGGGCCGTCTGAACCTGTTGTCGACCCTGGCGGGCCTGGGCATCGCCGTCACCCTGCTCGGCTGGGTACGCAGCCAGGGGCAGGCCGAATCCATCGGTGTCTACCTGCCGGGCAACTGGCCAGCGCCGTTCGGCATCGTCCTGGTCGTGGACCACCTGTCCGCGTTGATGCTGACCCTTACCGGCATCGTCGGCGTCAGTGCACTGCTGTTCGCCAGGGCTCGCTGGGATGGCGCAGGTGCCAGCTTCCACGCGCTGTTCCAGATCCAGCTCATGGGCCTGTACGGCGCCTTCCTGACCGCTGACCTGTTCAACCTGTTCGTGTTCTTCGAAGTGCTGCTCGCTGCCTCCTACGGCCTGCTGCTGCATGGCTCGGGGCCGGCGCGGGTCAAGGCAGGCCTGCACTATATCGCCATCAACCTGTTCGCCTCGTCGCTGTTCCTGATCGGCGCCGCCATGCTCTATGGCGTGACCGGCACCTTGAACATGGCCGACCTGGCGTTGAAGATCCCCCTGGTACCGGAAGCCGATCGGGGTCTGCTGCACGCGGGCGCGGCGATCCTGGCCATGGCATTCCTGGTCAAGGCCGGCATCTGGCCGCTGAACTTCTGGCTGGTACCGGCCTATGCCTCGGCCAGCGCACCGGTGGCGGCACTGTTCGCCATCATGACCAAGGTCGGCTTGTATACCGTGCTGCGCCTGTGGACCTTGCTCTTTTCCGGCCAGGCCGGCGCATCGGCGCATTTCGGCGGGCAGTGGCTGGTCTATGGCGGGCTGGCGACCCTGGCGGTCGCCGCAGTGTCGATCCTGGCCGCCCAGCGTCTGGAGCGCCTGGCCGCACTGAGCATTCTCGTTTCGGCCGGCACCCTGCTGGGGGCTGTCGGTTTCGGCCAGCCGATCCTTACCGGCAGTGCACTGTTCTACCTGGTGAGCTCGACACTGGCCCTGTGCGCACTGTTCCTGCTCGCCGAGCTGGTAGAGCGCTCGCGTTCAGCCAACGAAGCGCCCCTGGACGACGAGGAAGATGCCATCCCCCCTCCCCTGGAGTCGCTGCACCCGCCCAAGGGCATCAACCTCGACGACGAACAAAAGGCCGTGATCGGCCAGGTCATTCCCTGGACCATGGCCTTCCTGGGCCTGAGCTTCATCGCCTGCGCCCTGTTGATCATCGGCATGCCACCTTTGTCGGGCTTCATCGGCAAGCTGAGCCTGATCAGTGCGCTGTTCAACCCCCAAGGCCTGGGCACGCCGAACGATGAGCCTTTGTCCGCTACCGCCTGGGGCCTGGTGGCCCTGTTGATCCTCTCCGGCATGGCCTCGCTGATCGCCTTCGGACGGGTCGGCATCCAGCGTTTCTGGAAGCCCGAGGAGCGCCCCTCGCCACTGCTGCGCCGCTATGAATGCCTGCCCATCGTCCTGTTGCTGGGCTTGTGCATCCTGCTCAGCATCCAGGCCGAACCCTTGCTGCGCTACACCCAGGACACGGCGGCCAGCCTGCAGGCACCCGATACCTATATCGATGCCGTGATGGCGACCCGTCCGCTGCCTGGCCCAACCACCCTCGATGCGCAGGTGCAGCCATGA
- a CDS encoding K+/H+ antiporter subunit F, protein MTGLLANAILASLFIFATAMALALVRLFRGPSAQDRVLALDYLYILGMLMMLVLGIRYASDTYFEGALLIALFGFVGSFALAKFLLRGEVIE, encoded by the coding sequence ATGACTGGCCTGCTCGCCAACGCCATTCTCGCCAGCCTGTTCATCTTCGCCACTGCCATGGCCCTGGCGCTGGTCAGGCTGTTTCGCGGCCCCAGCGCCCAGGACCGGGTCCTGGCACTGGACTACCTGTACATCCTCGGCATGCTGATGATGCTGGTGCTGGGTATCCGCTACGCCAGCGATACCTACTTCGAAGGCGCCCTGCTGATCGCCCTGTTCGGCTTCGTCGGCTCGTTCGCCCTGGCCAAATTCCTGCTGCGCGGCGAGGTGATCGAATGA
- a CDS encoding Na+/H+ antiporter subunit E, translated as MKRLFPAPLLSVSLFVLWLLLNLSISPGNLLLAAVLATLAPVLMTPLRPQHAHVRRPLVVARLIGRVGLDVLHSNLLVARSVLMAGRRSPRSAFVHIPLALRDAHGLAALSMITTVVPGTVWSELALDRSVLLLHVFDLEDEAAFIEHFKHTYERPLMEIFE; from the coding sequence ATGAAGCGACTGTTCCCCGCCCCGCTGCTGTCCGTGTCGCTGTTCGTCCTGTGGCTGTTGCTGAACCTGTCCATCAGCCCAGGCAACCTGCTGCTCGCGGCGGTCCTTGCGACCCTGGCGCCGGTGCTGATGACCCCGCTGCGCCCTCAGCACGCTCATGTGCGTCGGCCGTTGGTGGTCGCCCGGCTGATTGGCCGGGTGGGCCTCGATGTCCTTCATTCCAACCTGTTGGTGGCGCGCAGTGTGCTCATGGCCGGCAGACGCTCGCCACGTTCGGCCTTCGTGCATATTCCTTTGGCCCTGCGTGACGCCCATGGCCTAGCAGCGTTGTCGATGATCACCACGGTGGTACCTGGCACGGTCTGGTCGGAGCTGGCGCTGGACCGCAGCGTCCTGCTGCTGCATGTGTTCGACCTGGAGGACGAAGCGGCTTTCATCGAGCACTTCAAGCACACCTACGAACGCCCGCTGATGGAGATCTTCGAATGA
- a CDS encoding monovalent cation/H+ antiporter subunit A, which translates to MSLIVLLLLPFVGSCLAAVLPHNARNAESILAGLVALAGTIQVALMYPQVAHGGVIREEFLWLPSLGLNLVLRMDGFAWLFSLLVLGIGTLVSLYARYYMSPQDPVPRFFAFFLAFMGAMLGVVISGNLIQLVFFWELTSLFSFLLIGYWHHRSDARRGAYMALMVTGAGGLCMLVGVLLLGHVVGSYDLDKVLAAGQLIREHTLYPVLLPLILIGALSKSAQFPFQFWLPHAMAAPTPVSAYLHSATMVKAGVFLLARLWPVLSGSEEWFWIVGGAGALTLLLGAFAAMFQNDLKGLLAYSTISHLGLITLLLGLNSPLAAVAAVFHILNHATFKASLFMAAGIIDHESGTRDIRRLSGLFRLIPFTATLAMVASASMAGVPLMNGFLSKEMFFAETVFISSTAWVETALPVIATLAGTFSVAYALRFTVDVFFGPTAQDLPHTPHEPPRWMRAPVELLVLTCLVVGIFPAQSVGPLLAAAALPVVGGTLPEYSLAIWHGWNAPLIMSLIAMSGGIVLYLLLREQLRRGRFPHPPLIERFNGKRLFERGLVHLMLLARRIERLLTTRRLQKQLFMLTLAAFIAGLMPMLYSGLSWGDRPKIPGSGVFVALWLIAIACAIGAAWQAKYHRLAALIMVSVCGLMTCITFVWFSAPDLALTQLAVEVVTTVLILLGLRWLPRRIEGVSPLAGTQERARLRRLRDLLLAVLVGGGMALLSYAMLTRPTPNDISSFYLSRALPQGGGTNVVNVMLVDFRGFDTLGEITVLVAVSLTVFALLRRFRPPKESMQLPAQQRQLAPDVVTDLINPRHATDTALGFMMVPAALVRLLLPIALLVSMYLFMRGHNQPGGGFVAGLVMSVAFILQYMVAGTQWVEAQMSLRPLRWMGTGLLCATLTGAGAMVLGYPFLTTHTAHLHLPLLGDLHVASALFFDIGVYTVVVGSTLLILTALAHQSVRAHRPGSPSKSSQAGAA; encoded by the coding sequence ATGTCCTTGATAGTGCTATTGCTTCTGCCGTTCGTGGGCAGTTGCCTGGCAGCTGTGCTGCCGCACAACGCACGTAACGCAGAGTCCATTCTCGCCGGGCTCGTGGCCCTGGCTGGCACCATCCAGGTGGCGTTGATGTACCCGCAGGTCGCCCACGGCGGCGTGATTCGCGAGGAATTCCTCTGGCTGCCGAGCCTGGGGCTGAATCTGGTGCTGCGCATGGACGGCTTCGCCTGGCTGTTCTCCCTGCTGGTGCTGGGCATCGGCACCCTGGTGTCGCTGTACGCACGCTACTATATGTCTCCCCAGGACCCGGTGCCGCGCTTCTTCGCGTTCTTCCTGGCCTTCATGGGCGCCATGCTCGGGGTGGTGATCTCCGGCAACCTGATCCAGCTGGTGTTCTTCTGGGAACTGACCAGCCTGTTCTCCTTCCTGCTGATCGGCTACTGGCACCATCGCAGCGATGCCCGCCGCGGTGCCTACATGGCGTTGATGGTCACTGGCGCGGGCGGCCTGTGCATGCTGGTGGGGGTGCTGCTGCTCGGCCATGTGGTCGGCAGCTACGACCTGGACAAGGTCCTGGCTGCCGGCCAGCTGATCCGTGAGCACACGCTGTACCCGGTGCTGCTGCCCTTGATCCTGATCGGCGCGCTGAGCAAGAGCGCGCAGTTCCCCTTCCAGTTCTGGCTGCCCCACGCCATGGCGGCCCCCACCCCGGTTTCGGCCTACCTGCACTCGGCCACCATGGTCAAAGCCGGCGTATTCCTGCTGGCACGGCTGTGGCCGGTGCTCTCGGGCAGCGAAGAATGGTTCTGGATCGTCGGCGGGGCCGGTGCCCTGACCTTGCTGCTGGGCGCGTTCGCGGCAATGTTCCAGAACGACCTCAAGGGGCTGCTGGCCTATTCGACCATCAGCCATCTGGGCCTGATCACTCTGCTGCTGGGCCTGAACAGCCCGCTCGCGGCCGTGGCGGCCGTGTTCCACATTCTCAACCATGCCACCTTCAAGGCTTCGCTGTTCATGGCCGCTGGCATCATCGACCACGAAAGCGGCACCCGCGACATTCGCCGCCTGAGCGGTTTGTTCCGCCTGATCCCCTTCACCGCCACGTTGGCCATGGTGGCCAGCGCTTCGATGGCTGGCGTGCCCTTGATGAACGGTTTCCTGTCCAAGGAAATGTTCTTCGCCGAAACGGTATTCATCTCGTCCACCGCCTGGGTCGAGACCGCATTGCCGGTGATCGCCACCCTGGCCGGCACCTTCAGCGTGGCTTATGCGCTGCGCTTCACCGTCGACGTGTTCTTCGGCCCTACCGCCCAGGACCTGCCGCACACACCCCACGAGCCACCCCGCTGGATGCGCGCGCCCGTGGAGCTGCTGGTACTGACCTGCCTGGTGGTGGGGATCTTCCCGGCGCAATCGGTCGGCCCGCTGCTGGCTGCCGCCGCGCTACCCGTGGTGGGCGGCACCTTGCCTGAATACAGCCTGGCCATCTGGCACGGCTGGAACGCCCCACTGATCATGAGCCTGATCGCCATGAGCGGTGGCATCGTGCTCTACCTGCTGCTGCGTGAACAACTGCGCCGTGGCCGCTTCCCACACCCGCCGCTGATCGAGCGCTTCAACGGCAAGCGCCTGTTCGAACGCGGCCTCGTACACCTGATGCTGCTGGCCCGTCGCATCGAAAGGCTACTGACCACCCGGCGCCTGCAGAAGCAGCTGTTCATGCTGACCCTGGCCGCGTTCATCGCCGGCCTCATGCCGATGCTCTACAGCGGCCTGAGCTGGGGCGACCGGCCAAAGATCCCGGGTTCGGGCGTGTTCGTCGCACTCTGGCTGATCGCCATCGCCTGCGCCATCGGTGCAGCCTGGCAGGCCAAGTATCACCGCTTGGCAGCCTTGATCATGGTCAGCGTATGCGGCCTGATGACCTGCATCACGTTCGTCTGGTTCTCGGCACCGGACCTGGCCCTGACCCAGCTCGCCGTCGAGGTGGTGACCACGGTGCTGATCCTGCTCGGCCTGCGCTGGCTGCCGCGACGGATCGAAGGTGTCTCGCCCCTGGCGGGCACCCAGGAGCGCGCACGCCTGCGGCGCCTGCGCGACCTGTTGCTGGCCGTGCTGGTCGGCGGTGGCATGGCCCTGCTTTCCTACGCCATGCTGACCCGGCCGACGCCCAACGACATCTCGTCGTTCTACCTGAGCCGGGCACTGCCCCAGGGCGGCGGTACCAATGTGGTCAATGTCATGCTGGTGGACTTCCGCGGCTTCGACACCCTGGGCGAGATCACCGTGCTGGTGGCCGTGTCCCTGACCGTGTTCGCCCTGCTGCGGCGCTTCCGCCCGCCGAAGGAAAGCATGCAATTGCCTGCCCAGCAGCGCCAGCTGGCACCGGACGTGGTCACCGACCTGATCAACCCGCGCCACGCCACCGACACCGCCCTTGGCTTCATGATGGTGCCTGCGGCCCTGGTGCGCCTGTTGCTGCCGATCGCCCTGCTGGTGTCGATGTACCTGTTCATGCGCGGCCATAACCAGCCTGGCGGCGGCTTCGTCGCCGGGCTGGTGATGTCGGTGGCGTTCATCCTCCAGTACATGGTCGCCGGCACCCAGTGGGTCGAGGCACAGATGAGCCTGCGCCCGCTGCGCTGGATGGGCACAGGGCTGCTATGCGCCACCTTGACCGGTGCCGGGGCAATGGTCCTGGGTTACCCGTTCCTGACTACCCATACCGCCCACCTGCACCTGCCGCTGCTCGGTGACCTGCACGTGGCCAGCGCGCTGTTCTTCGACATCGGCGTCTACACCGTCGTGGTCGGCTCCACGCTGCTGATCCTCACCGCCCTGGCGCACCAGTCGGTGCGCGCCCATCGCCCGGGCAGCCCATCCAAGTCCAGCCAAGCAGGAGCCGCCTGA